In a genomic window of Bacteroidota bacterium:
- a CDS encoding ABC transporter permease, whose protein sequence is MLRYIARRLVVFFPTLFVILLVSFLISRNVPGDQVYSRMDAVYQRGSQIDAELRSREYLRISHEMGLDLPTFYVSLNQLAYPDTLHRIPVLSERNALSKLIGVYGNWPEISTYFHHLEAVEAKIAKLAVPEAQKMDYLSAQRAVSELKMTTADAEVQYRLDQLQSLTKSLPLLGDSLGSEIAKIASNYASIRAHETKWKLYVPTLHFFGFKNQFHHWLTGLLMGDLGKSYSHDRKVSKMITEALPWTMFLGFFSFCIAYLIAIPVGVYSVRHRHQWQDNAVTIGLFLLNSVPTFVAAMLVMTFFCNQDYWQLFPTSGVASDGSELWSWPERLFDHAYHLILPTIMMSYHGIAYVSRQLRMGMVENLNADYIRTARAKGLSDRVVIWRHNFRNALLPLVTLISGLLPAMVGGAMITEFIFSVPGMGLLTLNALGSFDHPVVVGIYTLTSIATLTGFFISDILYAFVDPRISFTKR, encoded by the coding sequence ATGCTCAGGTACATTGCAAGAAGGTTGGTGGTTTTCTTTCCGACGCTGTTCGTCATTCTTCTGGTGTCGTTTCTGATTAGTCGCAATGTTCCCGGTGACCAAGTGTATAGCCGGATGGATGCTGTTTACCAGCGTGGAAGCCAGATTGATGCGGAACTTCGCAGTCGTGAATACCTGCGGATCAGCCATGAAATGGGACTGGATCTGCCGACATTCTACGTGAGCCTCAACCAATTGGCCTATCCTGATACCTTGCACCGAATTCCTGTGTTGAGTGAACGAAATGCGCTCTCCAAATTGATTGGCGTTTATGGGAATTGGCCGGAGATCAGTACCTATTTCCATCATTTGGAGGCCGTAGAAGCCAAAATCGCCAAGTTGGCGGTTCCAGAGGCCCAAAAGATGGACTACCTTTCCGCTCAAAGAGCGGTGAGCGAATTGAAAATGACCACCGCAGATGCTGAAGTGCAGTACCGGCTAGATCAACTGCAATCTCTCACCAAGTCCTTACCGCTGTTGGGAGATTCATTGGGATCGGAGATTGCAAAAATCGCCAGCAATTATGCCTCCATTCGCGCCCATGAGACGAAATGGAAGCTTTATGTGCCCACGCTGCATTTTTTCGGATTCAAGAATCAGTTCCACCATTGGTTGACCGGGCTTCTGATGGGCGACCTTGGAAAGTCTTATTCCCATGACCGCAAGGTCTCCAAAATGATCACCGAAGCCCTGCCGTGGACGATGTTTCTGGGCTTTTTCAGCTTCTGCATTGCCTATTTGATTGCAATTCCCGTCGGGGTGTACAGCGTGCGCCATCGCCACCAATGGCAGGACAATGCGGTGACCATCGGCCTGTTTTTGCTCAATTCCGTGCCTACGTTTGTCGCCGCCATGTTAGTGATGACCTTTTTCTGCAATCAAGATTATTGGCAGTTGTTTCCGACATCAGGCGTTGCATCCGACGGCAGTGAATTATGGTCTTGGCCTGAAAGGTTGTTCGATCATGCCTATCATTTGATCTTGCCGACCATCATGATGTCCTACCACGGGATTGCCTACGTCAGCCGGCAGTTACGCATGGGAATGGTGGAGAATCTTAACGCAGATTACATTCGGACGGCGAGGGCGAAAGGCCTTTCTGACCGCGTGGTGATTTGGCGACATAATTTTCGCAATGCCCTTTTGCCATTGGTGACGCTCATCAGCGGGCTGTTGCCTGCAATGGTGGGCGGGGCGATGATCACCGAGTTCATTTTCTCCGTTCCAGGAATGGGACTGCTCACCCTCAATGCCTTGGGAAGCTTCGACCATCCGGTCGTCGTGGGCATTTACACCTTGACGTCCATTGCCACGCTGACGGGTTTTTTTATTTCCGACATCCTATATGCGTTTGTCGATCCACGCATTTCCTTCACCAAACGATGA
- a CDS encoding phosphoenolpyruvate kinase: MKSSIPAADKDKIFGSLSAANRAFQKLYPGDSGQRQPVHTVYGGANLFSSDIAEKMGKAALAHLELYAPNFCVLAKALELDGHAALPTAAADVAALEARLQAMNPKDGQSDPAWMSYTIYNKMVAKLKREPLEDFRIDFEDGFGNRSDEEEDQFAEKAALEVAKGMQAGSLSPFIGIRIKPFTEDLKDRGLRTMDIFVSTLADATGGKLPENFVVMLPKVTIPEQISALIDLFEVIEANSALESGALKMEIMVEQTQAIMASDGTNPLKKFMDAARGRMVATAFGTYDYTASCNITAKYQAMSHPVCDFAHHMTRVALGHTGLMLADGATNVMPVGPHRGDNLSPVQILENMEVVHRAWKLGYDHVRHSLYNGFYQGWDLHPAQFPIRYAAVYAFFLESYDDAAARLRNFMQAAARVTLSGDIFDDAATGQGLLNYFIAALNCGAITEAEALATGLTMEELRSRSFVRILRGRRGQ, encoded by the coding sequence ATGAAGTCCTCGATCCCTGCAGCCGATAAAGACAAGATTTTTGGTAGCCTGAGCGCCGCCAACCGCGCCTTCCAGAAGCTATATCCGGGCGATTCCGGCCAACGGCAGCCTGTGCATACCGTCTATGGCGGCGCCAACCTCTTCAGCAGCGACATCGCCGAAAAGATGGGCAAGGCCGCGCTTGCGCACCTTGAGCTTTACGCACCCAACTTCTGCGTGCTCGCCAAGGCGCTTGAACTCGACGGCCACGCCGCCCTGCCCACAGCCGCCGCTGACGTCGCTGCTTTGGAAGCCCGCCTGCAAGCAATGAATCCCAAAGACGGCCAAAGCGACCCCGCATGGATGAGTTATACCATCTACAACAAGATGGTCGCCAAACTCAAACGCGAACCGCTCGAAGATTTTCGCATTGATTTCGAAGATGGATTTGGCAACCGCAGCGACGAAGAAGAAGACCAATTCGCAGAAAAGGCCGCCCTCGAAGTTGCCAAAGGCATGCAAGCAGGTAGCCTTTCGCCCTTTATAGGCATTCGCATCAAACCGTTTACCGAGGACCTCAAGGACCGCGGCCTGCGAACCATGGACATTTTTGTCTCGACCTTGGCGGATGCGACAGGAGGGAAGTTGCCCGAGAATTTTGTGGTGATGCTGCCCAAAGTCACGATTCCGGAGCAAATCAGCGCCTTGATTGATTTGTTTGAGGTGATCGAAGCCAATTCGGCACTGGAAAGTGGCGCCTTGAAAATGGAAATCATGGTGGAGCAAACGCAAGCCATCATGGCGAGCGACGGCACCAATCCGCTGAAAAAGTTTATGGATGCGGCACGTGGGCGCATGGTTGCCACGGCATTCGGGACCTATGACTACACGGCAAGCTGCAATATCACCGCCAAGTATCAAGCCATGTCGCACCCTGTCTGCGACTTCGCGCACCACATGACGCGCGTCGCGCTCGGGCATACGGGCCTCATGCTTGCCGATGGCGCGACCAACGTCATGCCTGTGGGCCCGCACCGCGGCGACAATCTTAGCCCCGTTCAGATCCTCGAGAACATGGAGGTGGTTCACCGCGCATGGAAATTGGGCTACGACCATGTGCGGCATTCGCTCTACAATGGCTTTTACCAAGGCTGGGACTTGCATCCCGCACAGTTTCCGATTCGCTATGCGGCCGTTTATGCTTTCTTTCTGGAAAGCTACGACGATGCCGCGGCCCGTCTTCGCAACTTCATGCAGGCTGCAGCGCGCGTGACCCTTTCGGGCGACATTTTTGACGATGCTGCGACAGGCCAAGGCCTCTTGAACTACTTCATCGCTGCGCTGAACTGCGGCGCGATTACTGAAGCAGAGGCGCTTGCGACGGGGCTGACCATGGAAGAGCTTCGTTCGCGGTCGTTTGTAAGGATATTGCGGGGTAGGAGAGGGCAGTAG
- a CDS encoding type II toxin-antitoxin system RelE/ParE family toxin codes for MAGKIVWSPQAQADRRQILAYWLERNKSPVYSRKLQSMFVVQARNLLVLVQSGLGWKGHPTSDPEVRYIFVRDYKLFFEYSEEELHILRIWDARRNPENEPF; via the coding sequence ATGGCTGGGAAAATAGTCTGGTCACCACAAGCCCAAGCTGACCGAAGGCAGATTCTGGCCTATTGGCTGGAAAGAAACAAATCGCCCGTTTACAGCCGGAAATTGCAGTCGATGTTCGTTGTTCAAGCACGGAATCTTCTGGTTTTGGTTCAAAGTGGGTTGGGATGGAAAGGACATCCGACTTCCGATCCTGAGGTACGATACATTTTTGTCCGGGATTACAAACTCTTCTTCGAGTATTCCGAGGAGGAATTGCACATCCTCCGCATTTGGGATGCCCGCCGAAATCCGGAAAACGAACCCTTCTGA
- the uraH gene encoding hydroxyisourate hydrolase: MSQITTHILDTSLGKPAAGVPVRLEKPIAGYEWELIGSGITNADGRIPNLLPSNAPLPIGTYRLVFEIEDYFLDGGRKCFYPFVPIVFDVTDETHYHVPLLLNPFGYATYRGS; encoded by the coding sequence ATGAGTCAGATCACCACGCATATTCTGGACACATCGCTTGGCAAACCTGCTGCTGGCGTTCCCGTAAGGCTCGAAAAACCAATTGCAGGATATGAATGGGAGCTTATCGGAAGTGGCATTACCAACGCTGACGGCCGTATTCCCAACTTATTGCCTTCGAATGCGCCGCTTCCGATCGGAACCTACCGCTTGGTATTCGAAATCGAAGACTATTTTCTGGACGGCGGTCGCAAGTGTTTTTATCCATTCGTGCCGATCGTGTTTGATGTGACCGATGAAACGCATTACCATGTGCCGCTGTTGCTCAACCCGTTCGGGTATGCGACCTACCGGGGGAGTTGA
- the uraD gene encoding 2-oxo-4-hydroxy-4-carboxy-5-ureidoimidazoline decarboxylase, whose protein sequence is MTIQELNSLTIQDAEAAFSKCCGARNWVRRMVNARPFVNLESLIAMANSVWEACNIYDGAEAFMHHPQIGGTAELAKKFASTSEWASGEQASVNQATTEVLQALADGNVAYKKKFGYIFIVCATGKSAAEMLDLLNARLPNTEEDEIRIAMAEQMKITIIRLEKLLTT, encoded by the coding sequence ATGACAATTCAAGAGCTCAATTCGCTGACAATTCAAGATGCCGAGGCTGCGTTTTCAAAATGTTGCGGCGCGAGAAACTGGGTGAGAAGAATGGTCAACGCGAGGCCATTTGTAAATTTGGAATCGCTGATTGCGATGGCCAATTCGGTTTGGGAAGCTTGCAACATCTATGATGGCGCCGAGGCGTTTATGCACCATCCGCAAATTGGGGGTACAGCAGAATTGGCCAAAAAATTTGCATCCACAAGTGAATGGGCCTCGGGCGAGCAGGCAAGCGTAAACCAGGCTACCACGGAGGTTTTGCAAGCCTTGGCGGATGGGAATGTGGCCTACAAGAAGAAGTTCGGGTATATTTTCATCGTTTGCGCGACGGGAAAATCAGCAGCAGAGATGCTTGACCTCCTGAATGCGAGGCTTCCCAATACCGAGGAAGATGAAATCCGGATCGCAATGGCCGAACAAATGAAAATCACCATCATTCGCTTAGAAAAACTATTGACAACATGA